One genomic region from Prevotella sp. Rep29 encodes:
- the pnp gene encoding polyribonucleotide nucleotidyltransferase — protein sequence MNVINKTIQLADGRTITIETGKLAKQADGSVTLRMGNTVLLATVCAAKDAVPGTDFMPLQVDYREQYAAAGRFPGGFTKREGKPSDNEILTSRLVDRVLRPLFPSNYHAEVYVNIILFSADGVDQPDALAGFAASAALACSDIPFECPISEVRVARVNGEYVINPTFQQMKEADMDIMVGASAENIMMVEGEMKEVSEQDLLGALKAAMDAIRPMCELQKELSRELGTDVKREYDHEVNDEALREQINNELYQPAYDVTKQALEKHARQEAFDKIITDFLEKYDAAHAELSDEELEEKHAEAERYYHDVMRDAMRRCILDEGIRLDGRKTDEIRPIWCEVDALPMPHGSAIFTRGETQSLSTCTLGTKLDEKLVDDVLDKSYMKFLLHYNFPPFCTGEAKAQRGVGRREIGHGHLAWRGLKDQIPADFPYTVRLVSQILESNGSSSMATVCAGTLALMDAGVPMKKPVSGIAMGLIKNPGEEKYAVLSDILGDEDHLGDMDFKTTGTKDGLTATQMDIKCDGLSFEILEKALMQAKAGREHILGKLTEAIAEPRAELKPHVPRIVAFEIPKEFIGAVIGPGGKIIQQIQEETGSTIVIDEEDGVGKVQVSAPDKDAIDGAIKKIKAIVAVPEVGEVYEGTIQSIMPYGCFVEILPGKDGLLHISEIDWKRLETVEDAGLHEGDKITVKLLDIDPKTGKYKLSHRVLMPKPEGYVERERRPRPERGERRPRPERNGHHEERRPHNNFNRYETREDNRNYHDPMEEREPRDFNDSLDHEADF from the coding sequence ATGAACGTTATTAACAAGACGATTCAGTTGGCTGATGGGAGAACCATCACCATTGAAACAGGAAAACTGGCTAAACAAGCCGACGGAAGCGTAACGCTTCGAATGGGGAACACTGTGCTGCTCGCAACCGTATGCGCAGCAAAAGATGCTGTTCCGGGAACAGATTTCATGCCGTTGCAGGTAGATTACCGCGAACAGTATGCGGCAGCAGGCAGATTCCCAGGAGGATTCACTAAACGAGAGGGAAAACCGAGTGACAACGAAATCCTTACCTCAAGGCTCGTTGACCGGGTGCTCAGACCGCTCTTTCCCTCAAACTATCACGCAGAGGTTTACGTAAACATCATACTGTTCAGTGCCGATGGCGTTGACCAGCCGGACGCTCTCGCAGGATTTGCCGCATCGGCAGCACTCGCTTGCTCGGACATCCCCTTCGAATGCCCCATCAGTGAGGTGCGCGTGGCACGCGTCAACGGCGAGTACGTCATCAACCCGACGTTCCAGCAGATGAAAGAAGCCGACATGGACATCATGGTCGGAGCGTCTGCCGAGAACATCATGATGGTGGAAGGTGAGATGAAGGAAGTGTCTGAACAAGACCTGCTCGGTGCATTGAAAGCCGCCATGGATGCCATCCGCCCGATGTGTGAACTGCAGAAGGAACTCAGTCGCGAACTCGGTACCGACGTGAAGCGCGAGTATGACCATGAGGTGAACGACGAGGCTCTGCGCGAGCAAATCAACAACGAACTCTATCAGCCGGCATACGACGTGACCAAGCAGGCACTTGAGAAGCACGCACGTCAGGAAGCATTCGACAAGATTATCACCGACTTCCTCGAGAAGTACGACGCTGCCCATGCAGAACTCTCCGATGAGGAACTCGAAGAGAAGCATGCTGAGGCTGAAAGATACTACCACGACGTGATGCGCGATGCTATGCGCCGCTGCATCCTCGACGAAGGAATCCGCCTCGACGGGCGCAAGACCGACGAGATACGCCCCATCTGGTGCGAAGTGGATGCTCTGCCAATGCCCCACGGAAGCGCTATCTTCACGCGTGGCGAGACACAGAGTCTCTCAACGTGTACCTTGGGAACCAAGCTCGATGAAAAACTCGTCGACGACGTGCTCGACAAGAGCTACATGAAGTTCCTGCTCCACTACAACTTCCCGCCGTTCTGCACGGGTGAAGCAAAGGCACAGCGCGGAGTCGGACGCCGCGAAATCGGTCACGGACACCTCGCTTGGCGCGGACTGAAAGACCAAATCCCGGCAGATTTCCCCTACACCGTGCGCCTCGTCAGTCAGATTCTCGAGTCAAACGGCTCGTCGTCGATGGCAACCGTATGCGCCGGAACACTCGCACTGATGGATGCCGGAGTGCCCATGAAAAAGCCCGTCAGCGGCATTGCAATGGGATTGATTAAGAATCCGGGCGAAGAGAAATATGCCGTCCTCTCCGATATCCTCGGCGATGAGGACCACCTCGGCGACATGGACTTCAAGACAACAGGTACGAAAGACGGTCTGACAGCCACACAGATGGACATCAAGTGCGACGGACTGTCGTTCGAAATCCTCGAGAAAGCCCTCATGCAGGCAAAAGCCGGACGCGAGCATATCCTCGGAAAACTCACCGAAGCAATCGCTGAACCGCGCGCCGAACTCAAACCGCACGTACCGCGCATCGTGGCATTCGAGATACCGAAAGAATTCATCGGAGCTGTCATCGGTCCTGGCGGAAAGATTATCCAGCAGATTCAGGAAGAAACCGGCTCAACCATCGTCATCGATGAGGAAGACGGCGTAGGAAAAGTGCAGGTAAGTGCACCCGACAAAGACGCCATCGACGGAGCCATCAAGAAAATCAAAGCAATCGTTGCCGTACCCGAAGTGGGCGAAGTCTATGAGGGCACCATCCAGTCAATCATGCCTTACGGCTGCTTCGTAGAGATACTGCCGGGCAAAGACGGACTGCTCCACATCAGCGAAATAGACTGGAAGCGTCTCGAAACCGTGGAAGATGCCGGTCTGCACGAAGGCGACAAGATTACGGTGAAGCTGCTCGACATCGACCCGAAGACGGGCAAATACAAGCTCTCACACCGCGTGCTCATGCCGAAACCGGAAGGATACGTTGAGCGCGAACGCCGTCCACGCCCCGAGCGCGGAGAGCGTCGCCCACGTCCGGAGCGCAACGGCCATCATGAAGAGCGCCGTCCGCACAACAACTTCAACCGTTATGAAACGCGCGAAGACAACCGCAACTATCACGACCCGATGGAAGAGCGTGAGCCGCGCGACTTCAACGACTCGCTCGACCACGAGGCTGATTTCTAA
- a CDS encoding Fic family protein: protein MMENLKSLYEQWMALQPLEERKRYLLSQRFTIDYNYNSNHIEGNTLTYGQTELLLLFGRVSGEGELRDFDEMKASQVGLKMMTEEATTGKMPLTQNFIRQLHKTLLREDYTVYRNLPGGMYTSFVIHAGQYKTRPNSVITRYGDRFEYASPEETPTMMTELVDWYNEAEQSGKYTPVELAALFHYRYIRIHPFEDGNGRIARLMVNYILARHDWPMIVVRSRKKSEYLEALHRSDLIVGSNPSKGAAATLTDIRHFFKFFVSIVASELKYNIEFANEQSPDVWWHDGERIAFRSDSTAKLLQAMNLEPEITIEQLSAVANINTAAVKKQLRQMTQKGYIQRRENGDWHVFATSSV, encoded by the coding sequence ATGATGGAAAATCTAAAGTCGTTGTACGAGCAGTGGATGGCTCTCCAACCACTCGAAGAGCGCAAAAGATATTTGTTGAGTCAGCGTTTTACGATTGACTATAACTACAACAGCAACCACATTGAGGGCAACACGCTGACCTACGGGCAGACGGAGCTGCTGCTGCTCTTCGGCAGGGTGAGCGGCGAGGGCGAACTGCGCGACTTCGACGAGATGAAGGCGAGCCAGGTGGGCTTGAAGATGATGACCGAGGAGGCGACGACGGGAAAAATGCCGCTGACGCAGAACTTCATCCGCCAGCTGCACAAGACGCTCTTACGCGAAGACTACACCGTGTATCGGAACCTGCCCGGCGGCATGTACACCAGCTTCGTGATTCATGCAGGTCAGTACAAGACGCGCCCCAACAGCGTCATCACGCGCTATGGCGACCGTTTCGAATATGCCTCGCCCGAGGAGACACCGACGATGATGACCGAGCTCGTGGACTGGTACAACGAGGCGGAGCAGTCGGGGAAATACACGCCCGTGGAGCTGGCTGCCCTGTTCCACTACCGCTACATCCGCATCCACCCCTTTGAGGACGGCAACGGGCGCATTGCCCGCCTGATGGTGAACTACATTCTGGCTCGCCACGACTGGCCGATGATTGTGGTGAGAAGCCGGAAGAAAAGCGAGTATCTGGAAGCGCTGCACCGCAGCGATCTTATCGTGGGAAGTAATCCTTCGAAAGGAGCTGCTGCAACACTGACCGACATTCGGCATTTCTTTAAATTCTTTGTATCTATCGTTGCATCGGAGTTGAAATATAACATCGAATTTGCGAACGAACAATCGCCCGACGTGTGGTGGCACGATGGCGAACGCATTGCATTCAGGAGTGACTCTACTGCCAAACTGCTTCAGGCTATGAATTTGGAGCCGGAGATAACGATTGAACAGTTAAGTGCGGTAGCAAACATCAATACGGCAGCCGTAAAAAAACAGCTTCGGCAGATGACTCAAAAAGGCTACATTCAGCGGCGCGAGAATGGCGACTGGCACGTGTTTGCCACGTCGTCGGTTTAG
- a CDS encoding MmcQ/YjbR family DNA-binding protein, which produces MDIESYREYCLSLGDDVIEKLPFQAFRYASGVLVFYVHGHMFSFFDCDNFKVVTLKCAPERIEELYAQYDCIVKPFNMSPKYWIGIDPHEAPDDLLCELTRNSYEIVKAKYR; this is translated from the coding sequence ATGGATATTGAATCGTATCGGGAATATTGCCTCTCGCTGGGGGATGACGTCATCGAGAAACTGCCTTTCCAGGCATTTCGATATGCAAGTGGCGTGCTGGTGTTCTATGTGCATGGACACATGTTTTCATTCTTCGACTGCGACAATTTCAAGGTGGTCACGCTGAAATGTGCCCCTGAGCGCATTGAGGAGCTCTATGCGCAGTATGACTGCATCGTGAAACCTTTCAACATGTCGCCGAAATATTGGATTGGCATTGACCCCCATGAAGCTCCCGACGACCTCTTGTGTGAACTGACCCGCAACTCTTACGAGATTGTGAAGGCGAAATATCGTTGA
- a CDS encoding SLC13 family permease yields METIMLGGFGIDAWIVIATVCVMFAVLLFTKLRADLVFMGAVGVLFLSGVLGADEAFAGFSSPSVVVIGVLFVVVSGLMHTGVLQWIVRNLLGQPKSYAKAVVRLMLPVAALSSFLSNTTVVALFVNIVKIWSKKLGISPAKLLIPLSYASGMGGICTLIGTPPNLIISGLYGDRTGEHMNIFATALPGVFCLLVGVLSVIALRRLLPSHDSPDAAFETTSEYTVELLVASDNPLIGKTVEEAGLMSVPGGSLIEIIHYDEYVVQARGEEFIMGGDRLVFAGQIDEILKLKKSHGLVSASTHLFHMKDADSSRQLRTAYVRFGSSLASHTIAETQFEKKHNVNLVAVARRGERIEEAPHQVVLRAGDTLLLECPPRLKIDTNQFRKDLHFFDSDDVPNIGSKTLVSTAIMIAMVVVSALGIMPLLQCAFIAAGAMLLFRCCSPEQAMKSINWDILMVFAGSVVLGLAVQKTGIAERLAFGILDVCGDNPYVVMTAVCLVATFATEFISNTAAGAMFFPIMYETAEKLGYEPYPFLIALMISVSSSFATPIGSPTHMLVYGPGGYQFKDFIKIGFWMNLIILAANIVITNIVYPLTPINN; encoded by the coding sequence ATGGAAACAATCATGTTAGGTGGTTTTGGCATTGATGCCTGGATTGTAATAGCAACGGTGTGTGTGATGTTTGCCGTGCTGCTCTTCACGAAGCTGCGTGCCGACCTCGTTTTTATGGGTGCTGTCGGTGTGCTCTTTTTGTCGGGCGTGCTTGGTGCTGACGAAGCCTTTGCGGGCTTCTCGTCGCCGTCGGTGGTAGTGATAGGCGTGCTGTTTGTCGTCGTGTCGGGATTGATGCATACGGGTGTGTTGCAATGGATTGTGAGGAACCTGCTGGGTCAGCCCAAGAGTTACGCGAAGGCAGTTGTGCGGTTGATGTTGCCTGTGGCGGCTTTAAGTTCGTTTCTGAGTAACACGACGGTCGTTGCCTTGTTCGTGAACATCGTGAAAATATGGTCTAAGAAACTGGGCATTTCCCCTGCTAAACTGCTGATACCATTGAGCTACGCTTCCGGCATGGGCGGCATCTGTACACTGATAGGAACTCCCCCGAACTTGATTATCTCGGGTTTGTATGGCGATCGTACGGGTGAGCACATGAACATCTTCGCCACTGCCCTGCCCGGCGTGTTTTGCCTGTTGGTTGGTGTCCTCTCCGTGATTGCCTTGCGCCGATTGCTTCCCAGCCACGACTCTCCCGATGCTGCTTTCGAGACAACCTCCGAATATACGGTTGAATTGCTCGTGGCATCCGACAATCCCCTCATCGGGAAGACCGTTGAGGAGGCGGGACTGATGTCTGTGCCCGGTGGCAGTCTGATTGAGATTATCCACTACGACGAGTACGTCGTTCAAGCCCGTGGCGAGGAGTTCATCATGGGTGGCGACCGACTTGTCTTCGCCGGTCAGATTGATGAGATTCTGAAACTGAAGAAAAGTCACGGACTGGTGAGCGCCAGCACACACCTGTTCCACATGAAGGATGCTGACAGCAGTCGCCAACTGCGCACGGCGTACGTCAGGTTTGGCAGCAGCCTGGCGTCGCATACCATTGCCGAAACTCAATTTGAGAAGAAGCACAACGTGAACTTGGTGGCAGTAGCCCGTCGGGGTGAGCGCATCGAAGAGGCTCCCCATCAGGTAGTCCTGCGCGCCGGCGACACATTGTTGCTGGAATGTCCGCCACGCCTGAAGATAGACACCAATCAGTTCCGCAAGGACCTTCACTTCTTCGACTCCGACGATGTGCCCAACATAGGTAGCAAAACGCTCGTCTCCACTGCCATCATGATAGCCATGGTCGTCGTGTCAGCCTTAGGCATCATGCCGTTGCTGCAATGCGCATTCATTGCTGCCGGAGCGATGCTGCTGTTCCGTTGCTGCTCGCCCGAACAAGCCATGAAGTCTATCAACTGGGACATTCTGATGGTCTTTGCCGGCAGTGTGGTACTCGGATTGGCTGTACAGAAAACAGGCATTGCGGAACGCTTGGCGTTTGGCATTCTTGATGTTTGCGGCGACAACCCGTATGTCGTGATGACCGCTGTCTGCCTCGTGGCAACATTTGCAACCGAGTTCATATCGAACACTGCCGCCGGCGCCATGTTCTTCCCGATTATGTATGAAACGGCTGAAAAGTTGGGATACGAACCCTACCCCTTCCTCATCGCCCTAATGATTAGTGTGAGTTCCAGCTTCGCCACTCCCATCGGTTCGCCAACCCACATGCTGGTCTATGGTCCGGGAGGTTATCAATTCAAGGACTTCATCAAAATCGGATTCTGGATGAACCTGATTATCCTGGCAGCCAATATCGTCATTACCAATATCGTCTATCCATTGACGCCCATCAATAATTGA
- a CDS encoding ZIP family metal transporter: METLIIGLLIPLLGTMLGSAFVFMMKDGLSPRVQKALLGFASGVMVAASVWSLLIPSMDMVADSGKWAVFPAAVGFLMGMGFLLMIDCLTPHLHLGTDRPEGLPAHLSRTAMLALAVTIHNLPEGMAVGVVFAGAENGISNISLASAVAVSLGIAIQNIPEGAIISMPMRAAGNSRWRSFVIGSLSGVVEPIGALCVMLLASFLMPVLPYMLAFAAGAMIYVVIEELIPEASGGPHSNLSTIGFAVGFVLMMVLDVVMG; this comes from the coding sequence ATGGAAACACTGATTATCGGTTTGCTGATACCTTTACTTGGAACGATGTTGGGTTCGGCATTTGTGTTTATGATGAAAGACGGTCTTTCGCCGCGTGTGCAGAAAGCTTTGTTGGGGTTTGCCTCGGGTGTGATGGTGGCGGCTTCGGTGTGGTCGTTGCTGATTCCGTCGATGGACATGGTGGCAGACAGCGGCAAGTGGGCGGTCTTTCCTGCCGCCGTCGGCTTTTTGATGGGAATGGGCTTCTTGCTGATGATTGACTGTCTCACGCCCCACTTGCATCTTGGTACCGACCGCCCCGAGGGACTGCCTGCGCACCTCTCGCGGACAGCCATGCTGGCATTGGCGGTGACGATTCACAACCTGCCTGAAGGAATGGCTGTGGGAGTAGTCTTCGCAGGGGCTGAAAACGGTATTTCCAACATCTCCCTTGCAAGTGCGGTGGCGGTATCGCTCGGCATCGCCATTCAGAACATTCCCGAAGGAGCCATCATCTCCATGCCGATGCGGGCAGCCGGAAACAGCCGTTGGCGCTCGTTTGTGATAGGTTCGCTCAGCGGCGTTGTCGAGCCGATAGGTGCCTTGTGCGTGATGTTGCTCGCTTCTTTCCTGATGCCGGTACTGCCTTACATGCTTGCATTCGCTGCCGGTGCCATGATTTATGTGGTGATAGAGGAGTTGATTCCTGAGGCTTCGGGCGGTCCGCACAGCAATCTCAGCACCATTGGTTTCGCCGTCGGCTTCGTTCTGATGATGGTTCTTGACGTGGTGATGGGATAG
- the sufD gene encoding Fe-S cluster assembly protein SufD produces MQSEQQYIELFKECRDLLCEYSAAPMNALREEAFENFQRQGFPTKKVERYRYSDIQAMFAPDYGLNLKRLRIPVNPYHAFRCDVPNLSTSLYFVVNDMFYTEEKPKGHLPEGVYVGSLKAFAEERPDIVARHYGKIARTERDALTALNTMLAQDGLVVYVPKGVDVGKTIQVINILRSDVPLMVNRRVLVIAEPEASVRLLFCDHAADDHAFLTTQVVEAFVDERAKLELYCLEETHYKNTRVSNVYIEQKKESSVKHNIVTLHNGTTRNQTDVMLQGEGAECGLYGGVIADKQQHVDNNTLITHHVSNCKSHELYKYVLDNQAVGAFAGRVLVEHGAQKTESEMRNQNLCATREARMFTQPMLEIYADDVKCAHGSTVGQLNDAAVFYMQQRGVSIEQARLLLEIAFINEVINLIDLDPLRDRLHYLVEKRFRGELSKCEGCKLCK; encoded by the coding sequence ATGCAAAGTGAACAACAATATATAGAACTTTTCAAGGAATGCCGCGACTTGCTTTGTGAGTATTCGGCAGCCCCTATGAATGCCTTGCGCGAAGAGGCTTTTGAGAATTTCCAGCGACAGGGATTCCCAACGAAGAAGGTGGAACGCTATCGGTATTCAGACATCCAGGCAATGTTTGCGCCGGACTATGGACTGAACCTGAAGCGGCTGCGAATACCCGTGAATCCTTATCATGCCTTCCGCTGCGACGTGCCGAACCTCAGCACATCTCTCTACTTCGTAGTCAACGACATGTTCTACACCGAAGAGAAACCGAAGGGACATCTGCCCGAAGGGGTTTATGTGGGGTCGCTGAAGGCGTTTGCAGAGGAAAGACCGGACATCGTGGCGCGCCATTACGGAAAGATTGCCCGAACGGAACGCGACGCGCTCACGGCACTCAACACGATGCTGGCACAGGACGGGCTGGTGGTATATGTGCCGAAGGGGGTTGACGTGGGAAAGACCATACAGGTCATCAACATCCTGCGGAGCGATGTGCCGCTGATGGTCAACCGCCGCGTGCTCGTCATTGCAGAGCCGGAAGCCTCGGTGCGCCTGCTCTTCTGCGACCATGCCGCCGACGACCATGCGTTTCTCACCACGCAGGTGGTAGAAGCCTTCGTGGACGAGAGGGCAAAACTCGAACTCTATTGCCTCGAAGAAACACATTATAAGAATACGCGCGTAAGCAACGTATATATCGAACAGAAGAAAGAGAGCAGCGTGAAGCACAATATCGTTACGCTGCACAACGGCACGACCCGCAACCAGACCGACGTCATGCTGCAAGGCGAGGGAGCCGAATGCGGTCTTTACGGCGGCGTGATAGCCGACAAGCAGCAACACGTGGACAACAATACGCTCATCACGCATCACGTTTCCAACTGCAAGAGCCACGAACTTTACAAGTATGTGCTCGACAATCAGGCGGTGGGTGCCTTTGCCGGACGGGTGCTTGTGGAGCATGGCGCACAGAAGACAGAGTCGGAAATGCGCAACCAGAATCTCTGTGCCACACGCGAAGCGCGCATGTTTACACAGCCGATGCTCGAAATCTATGCCGACGACGTGAAGTGTGCGCACGGCTCAACCGTCGGACAACTCAACGATGCCGCCGTATTCTACATGCAACAGCGAGGCGTCAGCATCGAACAGGCACGGCTGTTACTCGAAATCGCTTTCATCAACGAGGTCATCAATCTCATCGACCTCGACCCTCTGCGCGACCGCCTACACTACCTCGTAGAAAAACGCTTCCGAGGCGAACTCAGCAAATGCGAAGGCTGCAAGCTGTGCAAATGA
- a CDS encoding cation diffusion facilitator family transporter: MATRTRQITKITLWGCLVNIVLFVFKLVAGIVGASAAMIADAVHSLSDFLTDIIVLIFLKLSNKPQDETHDYGHGKFETLATVIIGMLLMIAGIVIGYHAIAKIVSFSRGVPIPSPGIIALIAAIVSIALKEWAYRFTVRCGKTEKSHMVIANAWHHRTDALSSAGTALGIGGAIFLGSKWTVLDPIAAGIVCLFIIRTAYYLIDQALGELMEKSLPKDVEDEIVQIAEREPGVSKTHHLRTRCIGNHYAIEMHVRMDGNLSLLDAHEHTTNIEKQLKMRFGEMTHVIIHAEPLKEEKAD, from the coding sequence ATGGCAACCAGAACACGGCAAATCACAAAAATAACCCTCTGGGGATGCCTCGTCAACATCGTCCTCTTCGTATTCAAACTGGTAGCAGGAATCGTAGGAGCATCGGCAGCCATGATTGCCGACGCCGTGCACTCACTCTCAGATTTCCTGACCGACATCATCGTACTGATTTTCCTCAAACTCAGCAACAAGCCACAAGACGAAACCCACGACTACGGGCACGGAAAATTTGAAACGCTCGCCACGGTCATCATCGGCATGCTGCTCATGATAGCAGGAATCGTCATCGGGTATCATGCGATTGCGAAAATCGTTTCATTCAGCCGGGGCGTTCCCATCCCCTCTCCAGGAATCATCGCACTGATAGCCGCCATCGTGAGCATCGCCCTGAAAGAATGGGCATATCGCTTCACCGTGCGCTGCGGAAAAACAGAGAAGTCGCACATGGTCATCGCCAATGCCTGGCACCACCGCACGGACGCCCTCTCATCGGCTGGCACCGCGCTCGGCATCGGAGGCGCCATCTTCTTAGGTTCCAAATGGACGGTACTCGACCCCATAGCCGCAGGAATCGTCTGCCTTTTCATCATCCGGACAGCATACTATCTGATAGACCAAGCATTAGGAGAGTTGATGGAGAAAAGTCTTCCGAAAGACGTTGAGGACGAGATTGTGCAGATAGCGGAGCGCGAACCCGGCGTGAGCAAGACGCACCACCTGCGCACACGCTGCATCGGAAATCACTACGCCATCGAAATGCACGTGCGAATGGACGGAAATCTCTCGTTGCTTGATGCCCATGAGCACACTACGAATATAGAGAAACAACTAAAAATGCGTTTCGGAGAGATGACACACGTCATCATTCATGCCGAACCGCTAAAGGAAGAAAAGGCTGATTGA
- a CDS encoding NAD(P)-dependent oxidoreductase codes for MEKRILITGASGFIGSFIVEEALRRGLETWAAVRKNSPRTYLQDPRIHFIELDFADTDKLYEQLKDTQFDYIVHAAGVTKCADKHDFYKVNTEGTAHFVKAVHCSQTHLKRFVFLSSLSVFGAIREEMPYEDIKETDKPRPNTDYGKSKLKAEAAVRKPYTVTLKDVEGEAAVLQTLPYVILRPTGVYGPREKDYFLMAKSIKQHVDFSVGFKQQDITFVYVDDVVQAVFLALEKEGVDRRAYFLTDGQVYTSADFSRLLHQELGRPWWIRIKAPLFILRLACMVGDFIGKKTGKISALNNDKYHILKQRNWRCDITSARQHLGYEPQVTLEEGVRRCVAWYKKAGWL; via the coding sequence ATGGAGAAACGTATTCTGATTACAGGCGCCAGCGGCTTCATAGGCTCGTTCATCGTCGAAGAAGCGCTCAGGAGAGGGCTCGAGACATGGGCAGCCGTCCGCAAAAACAGCCCACGGACATACCTTCAGGACCCGCGTATCCATTTCATAGAACTCGATTTTGCGGATACAGACAAACTGTATGAGCAACTGAAAGACACGCAGTTCGACTATATCGTCCACGCTGCCGGTGTTACGAAATGTGCCGACAAACACGATTTTTATAAGGTGAACACGGAAGGCACGGCACACTTTGTAAAAGCCGTTCACTGCTCACAAACGCATCTTAAGCGATTCGTGTTCCTCTCGTCACTGAGCGTCTTTGGAGCCATTCGCGAAGAAATGCCCTATGAGGACATCAAAGAAACGGACAAGCCTCGCCCCAATACGGACTACGGAAAGAGTAAACTCAAGGCAGAAGCTGCCGTCCGCAAGCCATACACCGTAACGTTGAAGGACGTAGAGGGCGAAGCGGCGGTTCTTCAGACACTGCCATACGTCATTCTGCGACCGACGGGTGTTTACGGACCACGCGAAAAAGACTACTTCCTCATGGCGAAGTCTATCAAACAGCATGTCGATTTCTCCGTGGGATTCAAACAGCAGGACATCACGTTCGTCTATGTGGACGACGTGGTACAGGCAGTCTTCTTAGCATTGGAGAAAGAGGGAGTGGATCGTCGGGCTTATTTCCTGACCGACGGACAGGTATATACGAGTGCCGACTTCAGCCGCCTGCTCCACCAAGAACTCGGACGTCCATGGTGGATTCGCATCAAAGCACCGCTGTTCATCTTACGCCTCGCCTGCATGGTAGGCGACTTCATCGGCAAGAAGACAGGTAAAATCTCAGCACTCAACAACGACAAATACCATATACTCAAACAACGCAACTGGCGATGCGACATCACGTCTGCACGCCAACACCTGGGCTACGAACCGCAAGTCACGTTGGAAGAAGGAGTACGGCGGTGCGTCGCATGGTACAAAAAAGCCGGATGGCTCTAA
- a CDS encoding phosphatase PAP2 family protein yields the protein MTLFAKEKKARRGLMAFEWIVLAYLLGTTLMILFMYTRMKHPETMLLGRTKILAMTLALWGVYRLYPCRFTRLTRVVAHLALLSWWYPDTYELNRVLPNLDHIFANWEQAVFGFQPALLFSKAIPNHIFSELMDLGYASYFPMIALVSGFYFFCRYKEFERATTIILGAFFIYYVIFVFLPVTGPQYYFQAVGEHQIAQGIFPNLHDYFNTHNERMISPGWTDGIFYQLVEDAHNAGERPTAAFPSSHVGITTILMLLAWHTRNRHFFWILMPFFILMCFATVYIKAHYAIDAIAGLVSGVLIYIIMWNLTRRLGEQQRKKS from the coding sequence ATGACACTATTTGCAAAAGAAAAGAAAGCTCGTCGGGGACTCATGGCGTTTGAATGGATAGTACTGGCATACCTGCTGGGAACAACGCTCATGATTCTTTTTATGTACACCCGCATGAAACATCCCGAGACTATGCTCTTAGGACGAACGAAAATCCTTGCAATGACATTGGCGTTGTGGGGCGTCTATCGCCTCTACCCCTGCCGTTTCACGAGGTTGACACGCGTCGTTGCCCATCTGGCACTGCTGTCATGGTGGTATCCTGACACATACGAGCTCAATCGGGTGCTGCCCAACTTAGACCATATCTTTGCAAATTGGGAACAGGCAGTCTTCGGCTTTCAACCTGCACTCTTGTTCTCAAAAGCCATTCCAAACCATATTTTTAGTGAACTGATGGATCTCGGATATGCCAGCTACTTCCCCATGATAGCACTCGTATCGGGCTTTTACTTCTTTTGCAGGTACAAAGAGTTTGAACGCGCCACGACCATCATACTTGGAGCCTTCTTCATCTATTACGTGATTTTCGTCTTCTTGCCCGTTACCGGACCGCAATACTACTTCCAGGCGGTGGGCGAACACCAAATCGCACAAGGCATCTTCCCCAACCTGCACGACTATTTCAACACCCACAACGAACGAATGATCAGTCCCGGATGGACCGACGGAATCTTCTATCAACTCGTAGAAGATGCGCACAATGCCGGTGAACGCCCCACAGCCGCCTTCCCCAGCAGCCATGTGGGCATCACAACTATCCTGATGCTACTGGCATGGCACACGCGTAACCGACACTTCTTTTGGATACTGATGCCCTTCTTCATACTGATGTGCTTCGCAACCGTGTACATCAAGGCGCATTACGCTATCGACGCAATAGCCGGACTCGTCAGCGGTGTCCTTATATATATAATAATGTGGAACCTGACTCGACGACTTGGCGAGCAGCAACGAAAAAAATCATAG